A stretch of Polypterus senegalus isolate Bchr_013 chromosome 3, ASM1683550v1, whole genome shotgun sequence DNA encodes these proteins:
- the LOC120526545 gene encoding trace amine-associated receptor 4-like, with the protein MNTSFPNSDEHCADDIYCYKIPRTDTVRTLLYCLLFFINIVTIGGNFLVVVSISHFKQLHSPNNFLVLSLATADLLLGVCVLPFSVVRSVETCWYMGAAFCRLHTIIDVMLCTVSILHLGFIAIDRYYAVCDPLCYTTKITYRVAGIFVAVGWIIPFIYSFGLIYDRAYCRGYEDLEAQLSCNGEKCIFLYNEIWGLVNTCTFFIPCFAMIIIYGQIFKVASRQARMIQNMESKKHNLEESKNKLSQSRERKAAKTLGIVMGAFVFCWLPYFFICLYDVHVKFSTAQPVMEFVVWLGYTNSAFNPLIYGFFYPWFRKALKIILTCRIFNSSSSTIKLYAE; encoded by the coding sequence ATGAATACTTCATTCCCAAACTCAGATGAACATTGTGCTGATGATATATATTGCTATAAAATACCACGGACAGATACTGTTAGGACTTTATTATACTGCCTCCTTTTTTTCATAAACATTGTAACAATTGGTGGAAACTTTTTAGTTGTagtttctatttctcattttaaaCAGCTTCATTCTCCAAACAATTTTCTTGTCCTTTCACTGGCAACTGCAGATCTTTTGTTGGGTGTTTGTGTTCTGCCTTTCAGTGTTGTGAGGTCTGTTGAGACCTGTTGGTATATGGGGGCTGCATTCTGTAGACTTCATACCATTATTGACGTCATGCTTTGTACAGTTTCCATTTTACATTTAGGATTCATTGCGATTGACCGCTATTATGCAGTATGTGATCCACTCTGTTATACAACAAAAATCACATACAGAGTGGCGGGTATCTTTGTAGCTGTTGGGTGGATAATACCATTTATATACAGTTTTGGGCTAATTTATGATCGTGCTTACTGTAGAGGTTATGAAGATTTGGAAGCCCAGTTATCTTGTAATGgtgaaaaatgcattttcttatatAATGAAATTTGGGGATTGGTTAATACGTGTACATTTTTCATACCTTGCTTTGCAATGATAATTATATATGGGCAGATTTTCAAAGTAGCAAGTAGACAAGCAAGAATGATACAGAATATGGAAagcaaaaaacataatttagaagaaagcaaaaacaaactcTCGCAAAGCAgagaaagaaaagctgcaaaaacacTAGGAATTGTAATGggtgcatttgttttttgttggttACCCTACTTTTTTATATGTTTGTATGATGTTCATGTGAAATTTTCAACAGCTCAGCCCGTGATGGAATTTGTTGTCTGGTTAGGTTATACAAACTCTGCTTTTAATCCACTGATATATGGTTTTTTCTATCCCTGGTTTAGAAAAGCTCTGAAAATTATTCTAACATGCAGAATATTTAATTCTAGCTCTTCAACAATAAAACTATATGCAGAATGA
- the LOC120526544 gene encoding trace amine-associated receptor 4-like, translated as MDEHCANDIYCYKVPRTDSVRTLLYCLLFFIDIVIIGGNLLVMVSISHFKQLHSPNNFLVLSLATADLLVGVCVLPFSAVRSVDTCWYMGAAFCKLHASVDFMLCTVSILHLGFIAIDRYYAVCDPLCYTTKINFRVVGIFVAVGWIISFMYSFGLIYDRAYCRGYEDLEAQLSCNGEKCIFLFNETWALVNACAFFIPCFAIMIIYGKIFKEASRQARMIQNMENKKHNVEESKNKISRNRERKAAKTLGIVMGVFLFCWLPYFFMCLYDAHGKFSTAQPVMEFAGWLGYTNSAFNPMIYAFFYPWFRKALKIILTCRIFNSNSSTSRLYSE; from the coding sequence ATGGATGAACACTGTGCCAATGATATATATTGCTATAAGGTACCACGGACAGATTCTGTCAGGACATTATtatattgtcttcttttttttattgatattgtAATAATTGGTGGGAACCTTTTAGTCATggtttctatttctcattttaaaCAGCTTCATTCTCCAAACAATTTTCTTGTTCTTTCACTGGCAACTGCAGATCTTTTGGTGGGTGTTTGTGTTCTACCCTTCAGTGCTGTGAGGTCTGTTGACACCTGCTGGTATATGGGGGCTGCATTTTGTAAGCTTCACGCCAGTGTGGATTTCATGCTTTGTACAGTTTCAATTTTACATTTAGGATTCATTGCCATTGACCGCTATTATGCAGTATGTGATCCACTCTGTTATACAACAAAAATCAACTTCAGAGTGGTGGGTATCTTTGTAGCTGTTGGGTGGATAATCTCATTTATGTACAGTTTTGGGCTAATTTATGATCGTGCTTACTGTAGAGGTTATGAAGATTTGGAAGCCCAGTTGTCTTGTAAtggtgaaaaatgtattttcttatttaatgaGACATGGGCTTTAGTTAATGCATGTGCATTTTTCATACCTTGCTTTGCAATAATGATTATATATGGAAAGATTTTCAAAGAAGCAAGTAGACAAGCAAGAATGATACAgaacatggaaaataaaaagcataatgtagaagaaagcaaaaataaaatctcaagaaacagagaaagaaaagctgcaaaaacattagGTATTGTAATGGGagtgtttcttttttgttggCTGCCCTACTTTTTTATGTGCTTGTATGATGCTCATGGAAAATTTTCAACAGCTCAGCCAGTGATGGAATTTGCTGGCTGGTTAGGTTATACAAATTCTGCTTTTAATCCAATGATATATGCTTTTTTCTATCCCTGGTTTAGAAAAGCTCTGAAAATTATTCTAACATGTAGAATATTTAATTCTAACTCTTCAACATCCAGACTATATTCAGAATGA